Proteins found in one Sporosarcina jeotgali genomic segment:
- a CDS encoding S-layer homology domain-containing protein, whose translation MNRFMKKFGFIFVLALLLQLTAFPLQFQAAETDAGGPTWVKPVNYLALGDSLAYGISSEGMPGKGYPDFLAQSLDDMKMLSASNKGFAYPGFTATDVLKDLNDNVTKPSAGIHQSGQNIALHQAIQDSTLITISVGANDMLKHIKIDPATGVPQFDMAQITSAIQQVGMEYNQILKAIHEINPNVQVYVMGYYNPFPTLAADYQPQLAQLLAGLNGSIQAGMQGTSAVFVPTSEQIAKDYKRYLPNPANIHLSEAGYKVIADEFGTQLKATYSWVPKDALTAKLKGDGTAALTWKPATDTKKIMGYGIYMNEELIGQVGADVLTYDVPNLKANTDYQFKVVAVNEDKVASADKPTAKVTTKATETPGPILFKDIQNHWAKSYIEKAVDAGIVSGYSDGTFKPDQTLTRVQATSIIVRTLGLKPTTPAPFKDISHFSEQIQSEVAAASQFGIVYGVNGELKPNDPVTRVQLAAMLNRTYTLVKGKPYVAKAPAPYKDISGYSTEAQNSIAMLHEFGIVHGSNGKFLPGDGTTRGQAAKILVSYSKYLQ comes from the coding sequence ATGAATCGATTCATGAAGAAGTTCGGTTTTATTTTTGTTTTAGCTTTATTGCTCCAGCTTACTGCGTTTCCTCTGCAATTCCAGGCGGCGGAAACTGACGCTGGTGGTCCTACTTGGGTCAAGCCAGTGAATTACTTAGCACTGGGGGATTCGCTGGCTTATGGTATATCATCTGAGGGAATGCCAGGGAAAGGCTATCCAGATTTTCTCGCACAATCATTAGATGACATGAAGATGCTGTCCGCGTCGAACAAAGGATTTGCTTATCCTGGATTTACTGCGACAGATGTTTTAAAAGACTTAAATGACAATGTCACTAAGCCAAGTGCCGGCATCCATCAGTCTGGCCAAAACATCGCATTGCATCAAGCAATTCAGGATTCAACCCTTATTACAATTAGTGTCGGTGCAAACGATATGCTGAAGCATATTAAAATCGATCCTGCTACAGGGGTTCCGCAATTCGATATGGCACAGATTACAAGTGCCATTCAACAAGTCGGAATGGAATATAATCAGATCTTAAAAGCAATTCATGAGATTAACCCGAACGTTCAAGTGTATGTCATGGGGTACTACAATCCATTCCCAACACTTGCAGCAGACTATCAGCCGCAACTTGCACAGTTGTTAGCAGGTTTGAATGGATCGATTCAAGCAGGGATGCAAGGAACTTCTGCTGTTTTCGTTCCAACCAGTGAGCAAATTGCTAAGGATTACAAAAGGTATCTGCCGAATCCAGCAAATATTCACTTAAGCGAAGCCGGATACAAAGTGATTGCGGATGAGTTTGGCACTCAGCTGAAAGCAACTTATTCTTGGGTTCCTAAGGATGCATTAACTGCAAAACTTAAAGGCGATGGCACAGCAGCACTTACATGGAAGCCAGCGACGGATACCAAAAAAATCATGGGGTATGGCATTTATATGAATGAGGAACTCATTGGCCAAGTTGGCGCAGATGTTCTCACCTATGATGTACCGAATCTTAAAGCGAACACAGATTATCAGTTTAAAGTGGTAGCTGTAAACGAAGACAAGGTTGCATCTGCTGACAAACCAACGGCTAAGGTTACAACGAAAGCAACAGAAACACCAGGACCGATTCTTTTTAAAGATATTCAAAATCACTGGGCAAAGTCCTATATAGAAAAAGCAGTGGATGCAGGGATCGTCTCGGGGTATTCAGATGGTACATTCAAACCGGATCAGACGTTAACGCGTGTTCAAGCCACTTCAATTATTGTCCGGACACTTGGTCTGAAACCAACAACGCCAGCACCATTTAAAGACATTAGTCATTTCTCAGAACAGATTCAATCGGAAGTTGCAGCAGCGTCCCAATTTGGAATTGTGTACGGTGTCAACGGAGAGTTGAAACCGAATGATCCAGTCACTCGCGTACAACTCGCAGCGATGCTGAACAGAACATATACGCTGGTGAAAGGGAAGCCATACGTTGCAAAAGCACCAGCACCCTACAAAGATATTTCCGGCTATAGTACTGAAGCGCAAAATTCGATTGCGATGTTACATGAGTTTGGCATTGTACATGGATCGAACGGGAAATTCCTTCCTGGAGATGGAACAACTCGCGGTCAAGCAGCAAAAATACTTGTTAGTTATTCGAAGTACCTTCAGTAG
- a CDS encoding GNAT family N-acetyltransferase — MAASNDANSGIRIIPYDEAFYPDIHRMYIEEGWRNLAENVSDTKAAWNHSSIAFIAVTKEDEAVACLRGYTDTIVTAFICEMLVEKKFRGLGIGTEFLNFVHNLYPNTRIELLATESSRTFYEDEGYRTFYGFRKSY; from the coding sequence ATGGCAGCTTCCAACGATGCAAATAGTGGAATAAGAATTATTCCTTATGATGAAGCTTTCTATCCAGATATTCATAGAATGTATATTGAAGAAGGATGGAGGAATCTCGCCGAAAACGTTTCGGATACAAAAGCAGCTTGGAACCATTCATCCATTGCGTTCATAGCAGTCACAAAAGAGGACGAAGCCGTAGCGTGCCTGAGAGGTTATACGGATACTATTGTAACTGCATTTATTTGTGAAATGCTTGTAGAGAAGAAATTTAGAGGCTTGGGTATTGGTACAGAATTCTTGAATTTTGTACATAACCTTTATCCGAATACGCGCATTGAGCTGTTAGCAACAGAATCATCCCGAACCTTTTATGAAGATGAAGGCTATCGCACGTTTTATGGTTTTAGAAAGTCTTATTGA
- a CDS encoding SWIM zinc finger family protein — protein sequence MNLLTFEKKVRSVILERGISYYIEGRVDDVVEMPGNRFAGEVAGSDVYEVDCKVDSNGTIIYSYCTCPYDMSSVCKHEVAFYFYLRDTLEVVKNDEEKAGSGMRRVLLDLPKTDLVDLLLSLGDNDDQVLKEIHRFLEG from the coding sequence ATGAATCTGCTGACGTTTGAAAAGAAAGTCAGGTCGGTAATTCTCGAACGCGGAATCTCCTATTACATCGAAGGCCGGGTAGATGATGTAGTGGAAATGCCGGGAAACCGATTCGCCGGCGAAGTAGCAGGAAGTGATGTGTATGAAGTCGACTGCAAAGTGGATTCGAATGGAACGATTATCTATTCATACTGCACCTGTCCGTATGATATGAGTTCTGTCTGCAAACACGAAGTAGCGTTCTATTTTTATTTAAGGGACACGCTTGAAGTGGTGAAAAACGATGAAGAGAAAGCAGGGTCCGGGATGCGCCGTGTATTGCTCGATTTGCCGAAAACCGACCTCGTCGACCTTCTGCTGTCGCTAGGAGATAATGATGATCAAGTACTTAAGGAAATTCATCGGTTTTTAGAAGGCTGA
- a CDS encoding transglutaminase domain-containing protein: protein MRTVSLILSLLISFLILSACSPENITIGEQTADTKAQLLALETAVNLKNEQLQEEPVYRQQYADKIGVELTQPAHSNFAVNGMLHVEGMIESKEKLSADYAWIQIRFFDENYSSPLDGTQDHYVPLKDGAFKLETQLFRGEGEYRVTISLPANDRPDEYYYEALNFTVFNVNPRQQREITYTPRAIQADLKISEPGSGLISGSKTITLKGSVNSDQFSVPDLLFELRKDDYHSLHYASVEKGKFSIEIPLWFGKGIHELLVSLPEDDYYEIGSVLYIDSTDDEGIQTVQKSSVFDEYGITFNSPQKGGETADLSYRISGTIGKSKPASEEIPNLFVTVTKGVDSASSVIPITDFQFDDEIYLRFGPGIYTVNVLLPDIENSNTTTTSYFEIAQFVVENTAAGDQRDLLPSVSIQSDAPEIESLVNNLITDGMSDLEKAKAIYEYTARNISYDVNKSLNVGNEWDDSALKTLELKTGICVDYSYLAIALLRAAGLEARYIIGTAGTELNTENHAWVEVKVDRKWLTMDPTWGAGYVQNDEFVPAYTEDYFDPSPEKFKTHTRGSVQY from the coding sequence GTGAGAACTGTTTCTCTAATCCTGTCTTTACTAATCTCTTTCCTCATATTAAGCGCTTGTTCACCTGAGAACATAACTATCGGGGAGCAAACTGCAGATACTAAAGCACAACTTCTTGCACTGGAAACAGCGGTCAACTTAAAGAACGAACAACTTCAAGAAGAGCCTGTGTATCGCCAGCAATATGCAGATAAAATTGGAGTTGAGCTCACCCAGCCGGCCCATTCCAATTTTGCTGTAAACGGAATGCTTCACGTTGAAGGTATGATTGAAAGTAAGGAAAAGCTATCTGCTGATTACGCATGGATTCAAATCAGATTTTTTGATGAAAACTATTCAAGTCCCTTAGATGGCACGCAAGACCATTATGTCCCTTTAAAAGACGGAGCATTCAAACTCGAAACCCAGCTCTTCCGCGGAGAAGGCGAATATCGAGTAACCATTTCACTGCCTGCAAATGACCGCCCTGACGAATATTACTATGAAGCACTTAATTTCACAGTGTTTAACGTCAATCCGAGACAGCAGCGGGAAATTACGTATACTCCCCGAGCCATTCAAGCAGATTTAAAAATCTCGGAACCTGGAAGCGGACTGATAAGCGGAAGCAAGACAATTACGCTAAAAGGCAGTGTCAATTCTGATCAATTCTCCGTTCCGGATCTTCTATTCGAACTAAGAAAAGATGACTATCATTCGCTTCACTATGCTTCAGTCGAAAAAGGTAAGTTCTCTATAGAAATTCCGCTATGGTTCGGCAAGGGAATTCATGAATTGCTGGTCAGTCTTCCAGAGGACGATTATTACGAAATCGGTTCCGTTCTCTATATAGACAGCACGGACGATGAGGGTATTCAAACAGTCCAAAAAAGTTCCGTCTTCGACGAGTACGGCATCACCTTTAATTCACCGCAGAAAGGTGGCGAGACCGCAGATCTGTCTTATCGAATTTCTGGAACAATCGGAAAGTCTAAACCAGCTTCTGAAGAAATCCCAAACCTCTTTGTAACAGTGACGAAAGGAGTCGATTCCGCATCATCCGTCATTCCCATCACTGACTTTCAATTCGATGATGAAATCTATTTGCGGTTCGGCCCCGGGATATACACGGTGAACGTCTTGCTCCCGGATATTGAGAATTCGAACACGACAACCACTTCTTATTTTGAGATTGCACAATTTGTTGTAGAAAACACGGCTGCTGGAGATCAGCGTGATCTGCTTCCCTCTGTCAGCATACAGTCAGATGCTCCTGAAATTGAGTCATTGGTCAACAACCTCATAACGGACGGCATGTCTGACCTTGAAAAAGCTAAAGCCATCTATGAATATACAGCGAGAAACATTTCGTATGATGTAAACAAATCTCTCAACGTAGGAAACGAATGGGATGACAGTGCATTAAAAACGTTAGAGCTCAAAACAGGCATTTGTGTCGACTATTCTTATTTAGCCATCGCCCTCTTGCGTGCAGCAGGATTAGAAGCCCGATACATCATTGGAACAGCTGGAACTGAGTTAAACACCGAGAACCACGCATGGGTAGAAGTGAAAGTGGATCGGAAATGGCTGACCATGGATCCTACTTGGGGCGCTGGCTATGTGCAAAACGACGAGTTTGTCCCAGCATACACAGAAGATTACTTTGACCCGTCGCCAGAGAAGTTCAAAACCCATACACGAGGTTCTGTGCAATACTGA
- a CDS encoding DUF3885 domain-containing protein, which yields MEQHFKNGILQSPLFPAWDKGLRFELSEPGAHIDDASGLKQAIHRSVALFDEVFRDEDDLLVVADVFTKKSHDFFEKRPLTTYRTFVKTQEVLDQVRHELITEPRSSDGDEMITHRFLQPCRKSDLRYDLMLETKCFEQERLPITGLMKEPDSRFQLYYLNKTRNIIYHLFSERGCDIIASDIEQIRPLYEMYTDWIEDDHRTLMDTRFKQTDASS from the coding sequence TTGGAACAGCACTTCAAAAATGGAATTTTGCAATCACCTTTGTTTCCTGCATGGGATAAGGGCTTAAGGTTTGAACTTTCAGAACCTGGAGCCCACATAGATGATGCGAGCGGGCTGAAGCAAGCCATTCATCGTTCAGTTGCTCTATTTGATGAAGTGTTCCGGGATGAGGATGACTTGCTTGTTGTGGCGGATGTATTTACAAAGAAAAGTCATGATTTCTTTGAAAAGAGACCGCTGACGACGTATCGGACGTTTGTCAAAACTCAAGAAGTGCTGGATCAGGTGAGACATGAACTGATCACAGAACCGCGAAGTTCGGATGGGGATGAGATGATCACTCATCGTTTTCTTCAACCGTGTCGAAAAAGTGATTTACGCTATGACCTCATGCTCGAAACCAAATGTTTTGAACAGGAGAGATTACCGATTACGGGGTTGATGAAAGAGCCTGACAGCAGATTTCAACTCTATTATCTGAACAAAACCCGCAACATCATCTATCATTTGTTCAGCGAACGGGGCTGCGACATTATCGCCTCTGATATTGAGCAGATTCGGCCTTTGTATGAAATGTACACGGATTGGATTGAAGATGATCATCGAACGCTGATGGACACGAGATTTAAACAGACAGATGCCAGTTCTTAA
- a CDS encoding helix-turn-helix domain-containing protein, producing MDYEKVGQVILTLRKEKGWTQKELADRLHLSDRTISKWERGAGCPDVSLLTELSILLGANIEEILDGDLNANDFVGGNMKKSNYFVCDSCGNISLNTGNASVSCCGRKLTPLTAKKASDAHLLNTETVDGELYISSDHPMDKDHYISFLAFATGDQVLVIKQYPEWALQARIANRKHGMLLSYCTEHGLFYQHV from the coding sequence TTGGATTATGAGAAAGTGGGACAAGTCATTTTAACATTACGGAAGGAAAAAGGGTGGACGCAGAAAGAACTTGCGGATCGCCTGCATCTGTCGGATCGGACCATTTCAAAATGGGAGCGGGGGGCAGGATGTCCGGATGTCTCGTTATTGACTGAGTTGTCAATCCTTCTTGGTGCGAATATCGAAGAAATTCTGGATGGCGACCTAAACGCTAACGACTTCGTAGGAGGCAATATGAAAAAATCAAATTACTTTGTTTGCGACTCATGCGGCAATATCTCATTGAACACTGGAAACGCATCCGTCTCTTGCTGCGGCAGAAAACTCACACCGTTAACAGCGAAAAAGGCCTCAGATGCCCATTTGCTAAACACGGAAACCGTGGATGGTGAACTGTATATTTCGAGTGATCATCCAATGGACAAGGATCATTATATTTCTTTCTTAGCATTTGCGACCGGAGACCAAGTTCTAGTGATCAAGCAGTACCCGGAATGGGCGCTGCAAGCAAGAATTGCAAATCGCAAACATGGCATGCTGCTGTCCTATTGCACAGAGCATGGCTTGTTTTATCAGCATGTGTAA
- a CDS encoding class I SAM-dependent methyltransferase, with product METNVFEELAKRYDTPFRKELAEEIVKEVRPELEGVQPKTLIDYGSGTGLVGLELTDLAESVQLMDSSKQMLAVAEAKIERREIANATVRHADFMEELPDLQADVVLLSLVLLHIPDTEKILKQLYTILSDGGTLLIVDFDKNELVSHPKVHNGFTPEELHDKLTQAGFSSISRHTFYEGSQLFVNQDASLFLCSCVKAG from the coding sequence ATGGAAACGAATGTTTTTGAAGAGCTTGCGAAAAGATATGATACGCCCTTTCGAAAAGAATTGGCGGAAGAGATTGTGAAGGAAGTACGTCCGGAGCTGGAGGGAGTTCAACCGAAGACACTTATCGATTATGGAAGTGGAACGGGTCTGGTCGGACTGGAGCTGACGGATTTAGCCGAGTCGGTGCAGCTGATGGATTCATCCAAACAAATGTTAGCAGTGGCAGAAGCGAAAATCGAGCGGCGGGAAATTGCGAATGCAACTGTTCGACATGCCGATTTCATGGAGGAATTGCCCGATCTTCAGGCGGATGTTGTGCTGCTGTCACTTGTGCTACTCCATATTCCGGACACTGAAAAGATATTGAAACAGCTGTATACCATTTTATCGGATGGCGGCACATTACTCATCGTCGATTTTGACAAAAATGAGTTAGTTAGCCATCCGAAGGTGCACAATGGGTTTACACCTGAAGAACTGCATGACAAGTTGACCCAAGCAGGGTTCTCATCAATCTCGAGGCATACGTTTTATGAAGGCAGTCAGCTTTTCGTAAACCAGGATGCCTCCTTGTTCCTATGCAGTTGTGTAAAAGCAGGCTGA
- a CDS encoding DUF5412 family protein, translated as MVGFIKKRPVISFLAALAILFLCLGSYIVNWAFYDIERVSKDELLIESTSPNGSYTINLYKSKNGATVKDGIIGELVFNEKDKKSKNIYWDMEEHAAVEWIDDRLVTINGHKLKVPGDTYDYRHE; from the coding sequence GTGGTAGGATTCATAAAGAAACGACCCGTCATATCCTTTCTGGCTGCTCTTGCCATCCTGTTTCTATGTTTGGGAAGTTATATCGTTAACTGGGCATTTTATGATATAGAGAGAGTCAGTAAAGATGAATTATTGATTGAAAGTACTTCTCCGAACGGCAGCTACACAATAAATTTGTATAAAAGCAAGAATGGTGCAACCGTCAAAGACGGAATTATTGGGGAACTTGTTTTTAATGAAAAAGACAAAAAGAGTAAAAATATATATTGGGATATGGAAGAACATGCAGCGGTGGAATGGATTGATGATCGTCTCGTAACTATAAATGGCCATAAACTGAAAGTGCCTGGCGATACGTATGATTACAGACATGAATGA
- a CDS encoding cold-shock protein — MEQGTVKWFNAEKGFGFIERAEGEDVFVHFSAIQSEGFKSLDEGQSVTFDIEQGQRGLQASNVQKA; from the coding sequence ATGGAACAAGGTACAGTAAAATGGTTTAATGCAGAAAAAGGTTTTGGATTCATCGAACGCGCTGAAGGAGAAGACGTATTCGTACATTTCTCAGCTATCCAAAGCGAAGGTTTCAAATCTTTAGACGAAGGTCAAAGTGTAACATTTGATATCGAGCAAGGACAACGCGGACTTCAAGCTTCAAACGTTCAAAAAGCATAA